In the genome of Perca fluviatilis chromosome 4, GENO_Pfluv_1.0, whole genome shotgun sequence, one region contains:
- the LOC120557876 gene encoding LOW QUALITY PROTEIN: LIM domain and actin-binding protein 1-like (The sequence of the model RefSeq protein was modified relative to this genomic sequence to represent the inferred CDS: deleted 1 base in 1 codon): MESGPFNRRCWAAQSLRVTAKELSLSGRGRNNAIAERFSKYQRAAEESSAEKKKGSFERASPSMRSVNLGALKKRWEPAQGKPSSIPHPPSPSSYHSRPPALAKSASITEDCPPVKSPGLPTARGGQLTASPVEQPAVTPEASKAEEQRGMDRCELTHRERPEKLEEQVPTSPCASYEKPRVPLNNLKMKFERGEDTMGKGGRTTLRSSSSEDMDQHGGLSVSDRVLESTSMKEKMAKYQAAVSKQVTARSGLAPDVPAPKTSAPVNQKHIPAPECNGESSEQPKAFKKFSPPVRETCIACLKTVYPLERLVALQHVYHKSCFRCVHCSTTLSILNYASLHGNVYCKPHFNQLFKAKGNYDEGFGHRPHKELWEPRADGDEGEEALTPKEHEGPAAVTRPAESTSDKQVTPTVETSPQVKVTDLTALLETRVQTHARSGEKLESTEKPAEQRRLRVAWPPSAGEGHSETEALSPVTEGVSSGRPWRAKWPPGDELPSSFQSTDRAELKSLRRSSSLKERSRPFTLAAKPSPAITPAPREPRRPLKSLLEWRASFEEKRSSEEPAKENNPELQQVKQQEKKEKTAPQIPSEDAANASETISEEDVETEQQEERHKQVQKGKAGADKMAVEEGSLRSISPDISPSPSPPLQPKQNRASQDVGFWEEDKEGSDAEELSAEDIIKRNRYYDEEEEEEEEEEEEEEEEEEEEPLIV, from the exons ATGGAAAGTGGTCCATTCAATCGACGGTGCTGGGCAGCACAGTCCTTGCGTGTCACTGCGAAGGAGCTGTCACTCAGCGGCCGAGGGAGAAACAATGCCATTGCTGAACGCTTCTCCAA gtACCAGAGAGCTGCTGAGGAGTCAAGTGCTGAGAAGAAAAAGGGA TCTTTTGAGAGGGCATCACCCTCCATGCGGTCAGTCAACCTCGGTGCTCTAAAGAAGCGCTGGGAGCCGGCACAGGGCAAGCCTTCTTCCATCCCTCATCCTCCGAGCCCGTCCAGCTATCACAGCAGGCCTCCTGCTCTGGCCAAGTCCGCTTCTATCACTGAGGACTGTCCTCCAGTGAAGAGCCCCGGCCTGCCGACCGCTCGGGGAGGTCAACTCACAGCCAGTCCTGTCGAGCAGCCCGCAGTTACTCCAGAAGCATCCAAAGCTGAAGAGCAGAGAGGCATGGACAGGTGTGAGCTGACACACCGTGAAAGACCGGAAAAGCTTGAAGAGCAAGTTCCAACCAGCCCCTGTGCCTCTTATGAAAAACCCAGAGTGCCACTGAACAACCTGAAGATGAAGTTTGAGAGGGGAGAGGACACCATGGGCAAG GGAGGCAGGACGACATTACGCAGTAGTTCATCGGAGGACATGGACCAACATGGCG gtctgtctgtgtctgaccGAGTGTTGGAGTCCACATCCATGAAGGAGAAGATGGCCAAGTACCAGGCTGCTGTTTCTAAACAAGTCACCGCTCGCTCC GGTCTAGCCCCAGATGTGCCTGCTCCAAAAACATCTGCACCAGTAAATCAGAAACACATTCCTGCACCTGAGTGCAATG GGGAGAGCAGCGAGCAACCCAAAGCATTTAAG AAGTTCAGCCCACCGGTGAGGGAGACGTGCATCGCTTGTCTAAAGACGGTGTACCCGCTGGAGAGACTGGTGGCTCTTCAGCACGTCTACCACAAAAGTTGCTTCCGCTGTGTTCACTGCAGCACAACGCTCAG CATACTGAACTACGCCTCCCTGCACGGTAATGTCTACTGCAAGCCCCATTTCAACCAGCTGTTTAAAGCTAAAGGCAACTATGACGAGGGCTTTGGCCATCGGCCTCACAAGGAGCTTTGGGAGCCTCGAGCTGACGGAGACGAAGGTGAGGAAGCGCTGACGCCAAAGGAACACGAGGGACCAGCAGCGGTGACGCGTCCAGCTGAGAGTACCTCCGACAAACAGGTGACCCCGACTGTGGAAACAAGCCCACAGGTTAAGGTTACAGACCTGACTGCCTTACTGGAGACACGTGTGCAGACCCATGCCAGGTCTGGTGAGAAGCTCGAGTCTACAGAGAAGCCAGCGGAGCAACGCAGGCTGAGGGTCGCCTGGCCTCCCTCGGCTGGTGAGGGCCACTCTGAGACAGAAGCACTTAGTCCAGTCACGGAGGGAGTTTCTTCAGGCCGACCGTGGAGAGCCAAGTGGCCCCCAGGAGACGAGCTGCCATCATCCTTCCAGAGCACAGATCGGGCTGAACTGAAGAGCCTAAGGCGGAGCTCTTCTCTAAAGGAGCGCAGTCGGCCTTTTACGCTCGCAGCTAAACCCAGCCCGGCAATTACTCCGGCACCAAGGGAACCTCGGCGCCCTCTCAAATCCCTGCTGGAATGGAGAGCATCATTCGAGGAAAAACGCTCATCTGAAGAACCAGCCAAGGAAAACAATCCAGAGCTTCAGCAGGTGAAGCAgcaggaaaagaaagagaagacgGCGCCTCAAATACCGAGCGAAGATGCAGCCAATGCAAGCGAGACAATCTCAGAGGAGGACGTGGAGACTGAGCAACAGGAAGAAAGACACAAACAAGTACAGAAAGGAAAGGCAGGAGCAGACAAGATGGCGGTGGAAGAAGGCTCTCTTAGAAGCATCTCCCCGGATATCTCACCGTCCCCCTCTCCACCTTTACAGCCAAAACAGAACCGCGCCTCCCAGGATGTGGGCTTCTGGGAGGAGGACAAAGAAGGAAGTGATGCAGAGGAGCTGAGTGCAGAGGATATAATCAAGAGGAACCGCTACTAtgacgaggaagaggaggaggaggaggaggaggag gaggaggaggaggaggaggaggaggaggaacctCTTATAGTCTGA